A stretch of DNA from Fundulus heteroclitus isolate FHET01 chromosome 22, MU-UCD_Fhet_4.1, whole genome shotgun sequence:
TATATGGGGCTGTGTGAGGAACatatatctaattatattattgtTATGTAGTTAGACTGTCGGGTTAACCATAGCAAGCACAATATAATGATTTTACAAGTATAAACATATTTAAGTTAAAGTGTATTAATGAAGGATTTTAGGTATTTCTATtgatctgtttttaaatctttcctCTGTAGTGGTGTGTTGGCTTTGCATTTGTATTTTCATAGTAAAATGTGTGTACACTATACATATTTGAATGAATAGttcaaatgtaaataatttataacATACAGACCCGATCactaaatgtaaatattattgaaaagttcatttagtAACTCAAGTCTCAACACATAGTAAGGATTAATTACACTCATACTGATGTTTTCAATACTTTATTTCTGTGAATTATGATTTCCTGCTgatgaaatcattttatttaagatCAGAATAATTACataaaccaataaaaaatgATATGGAAAtttgggcttaatgaaaagtacgTTTATTACCAGACTTAAAAATTGTTATTTTGAAAAGATTTTAACAAATGAGCCTCATTTGAACATACATAATTCACTGAGTGAATTGTTATGTTATGAAGGaataatgtaaatattttaacttttctttacaAGTACAAAATACATCACCAGTTTCAACAAAAATGTGCATGAATTGAATGATATATGATACATTTTGaggcaacaacataaaaaaaactagagataagataaaaaagaaatgcgCTTCCGTCATCTTTTATGCAACAGTAGCAATGATTCAGACGCCCTTATAGGACTTCCATGTTCAGTTTGAAACAAAAGTAACATCTCAGCCTTTATCACAAATCCTAACACTGTATCTCATGGATTAAAATAATCGGTGGACTGAAttattaaatgcataaaaacgAAGAACCCAAACTGGGAAAACAACTGAGGGATGCACACCAGTAAGACCTCTTGAAACACACAGGATCTTGGCAGCTAGCTCAGAAACCAGCGGCTCATCGTTAGTGTGAAGTAGAAGTTAGAGCGCTAGAACCATTCATGGGCTTTCCAGAAACAAACCACAGTGACTAAAGGCATTTGAGACTAAAATtaaaaagcttgaaaaaaaaagaggagcgaCCAAATAACCATACTTGTgcctgttgttttatttctcgTTCATACGGACGGGCTTTTTGTCTTCACTCTCGATGAGAACATGGAGGCAAAACACATTTGCTTCACTTCTGTTAGGAAATACATGTAAACAAACTGGACCGACCTTTGCTCGGTCCTTCAGACAGATGCGTTTGTTATTTGAGAGCAGCTTTCCAGTCTCCCGACAGGTGCACGGAgatggcttttcttttttactgttttataatCCTGTGTTGTGTTGACCACCGTGCGACTCTTGGGGATGATCAAGGCGTACCCCTCATCGCCCAGTATTTCAACACCAAAGGGAGGTACGAAGAGGTGAACCCACATCTCAGACGGGACGCGCTCGCTGTGAACAGGTCTGTTTTGCAGCCGCCGTCGCCGCAGTGTCGTGAAATCCATCTGACGGCCATCGTAAGGCACGGCACGAGATATCCAACGGCTCGGAACGTCAAGGACATGCAGCAGCTGCACAGCGTCGTCCTGAATAATTCCACAGGCGAATCTAGCCGCCTGCGGGAAATCCTCAGCCAGTGGACGATGTGGTACACCGAGGACATGGACGGCCGGCTGGCCCAGAAAGGTGTGGAAGATCTAAAGCATCTGGCCGTCAGGCTGTCAAAGCTGTTCCCCTCACTGGTTTCTGGGGAGAAGCTTCGAGGTGGACTCATCAGGTTCACGAGCAGCTCCAAGCACAGGTGCGTTAACAGCACGCTGTCGTTCAAAGAGGGACTGACAGAGATGTGGGCCATCAGAGGTACGGTCGTGATAATAGGTCTACGGCACGGTTTCTTCCATCGAAACAACCGTCTCAGCATACGCTGATGGGTTTTGTCCCTGCAGATGTGGAGTTTGGCCATGAGGTAAATGATGCTCTCATGAGGTTCTTCGACCAGTGCACCAGGTTTGTCCAGGAAGTAGACGGAAACCGGTCGGCTGTGATAGAGGTCCAAAAGTTCAAGCAGGGGCCGGAGATCATGAGGGTCCGGGAGAAGATTGCGGAGCGTCTAGGAGTGCCATCCAGTTTCATCACACACGGTTGTACCCTCCCTTTAACGTGTTGCAGGccctgtttttatttacttttaattgCAATTCCACAATGGCAATTTCAACTGTTTTTCCCCTAAATTACAAATATCCACTATGTTTTCCTGCATTATCCCTGATAAAGTATGCAAATAAATACATCTCAGTCAATACTATACGGTCATAGATCGTAAGACCAGGAGACACATCACTGGTGCGAATGTAAGAACGGTTTCCTGTTTGAAGCTTTTTAggtcaaagttaaaaaaatttcCTGCTTGGTCTTTCACTTACAACTCTACACTACCCACGTGACTGACTTCCTTTATGTTTCACTCGCAGATTTGGCTGAGGCGGCGTTTCTCCTGTGTTCTTATGAGTTTGCTGTCAAGGCTGTAAACTCCCCCTGGTGTCAGCTctttgatgaagaggatgcgAAGGTTGGAGTCTTACTGTTGAGTTATATTTCCAATTGCATCAATCTAATTTGGTTACATGGTCCCAGAAAGTCTTTCTTGGACTGATCAAAATAAATGCTAATAAGATATAGAATGGACAGTCTGTGAACCCTGTGACGAACCGGTGACTTCtctagggtgtaccccacctctcacctaacggatggatggatggatggatggatggatggatggatggatggatggatggatggatggatggatggatggatggatggatggatggatggatggatggatggatggatggatgtggcCAATTTCCGATAATCACTGAAACACTTCATGCTATTAAACACCTACTATATGTTAATCGCGTGTGTGTTAAAGTACTAAAACAAAgtgactttttatttaattacaaaCAATTCATAAATGCTCCACACCACATCTTTATACATACACTGTTTTGTATTCTACTTTAGGACAAATGCCACATGAAATCTTATTGTCCCTGATGTTTTTGGCCTCAGATATCGTCTATAGCTTTAGTGTCTTGTGAAAGTATTCCCTGGAactatttcaattcaattaaatttttaattaaactttatttatatagcgccaattcccaacagatgccatctcaaggcactgtaCAAAGTAAAAATccatcaaatcatacagacagattggtcaagaaGTTTACTAtctaaggaaagccagcagattgacaagcagcattcactgcaCTGTCGATGCAGAGGACtgtcacaaaatgttttttttactgggattttacatgattgaccaacacaaagtagtgcataacagTTATATGATAAGAACAGAACACGCGGTTCTTGAGTTCttttacaaaatatgttaaagtgagacatGGATATGTATgtcctgaatttccccattgtggaacAACAAAGGTATTTCTAAGTCAGCTCCCTGGAAGACATCTCTATTGTAAAAGAGGTCCAccgctgtgtaatttaatttaaatttaaatggtgttctgtgaaagcctcaAAGGTTTGTTCAGGAACACTAGTGAACAAATGGCACCataaagaccaagaaacacagcagagacaAATCTGTGAGGGAGCTTAAACCGTTGTTAGGTTAGAAAGTCTAACTCTCATCAAGAGTGCTGTTTAATCCATCGTctgaaaaatggaaagagtatggcacagctGTAAATTCAAACTGACAAGCTGAGACGCAGCCAAGAGACACATGGTAACTTCGGAGGATTTGCCAGAGGCTCAGGTGGTAGTGTCTTTTGACAATATTAAACCTGTTGCATGCGCAGTGAGAAACGTCAAGTTTGTTCTTGGTCTTGAGGtggaaagaacaagaaaaatgtaagcagcaggcaccaTGAAAAACCACAATAAGTTACTCTGGTCAAGGCActcactgcagctcatccttCGAAGAAAAGATTGTGGATCctgacaaaacagatgagaTAGCAGCAGCTCCGCGTGCGTCT
This window harbors:
- the LOC105940224 gene encoding multiple inositol polyphosphate phosphatase 1 isoform X1 gives rise to the protein MAFLFYCFIILCCVDHRATLGDDQGVPLIAQYFNTKGRYEEVNPHLRRDALAVNRSVLQPPSPQCREIHLTAIVRHGTRYPTARNVKDMQQLHSVVLNNSTGESSRLREILSQWTMWYTEDMDGRLAQKGVEDLKHLAVRLSKLFPSLVSGEKLRGGLIRFTSSSKHRCVNSTLSFKEGLTEMWAIRDVEFGHEVNDALMRFFDQCTRFVQEVDGNRSAVIEVQKFKQGPEIMRVREKIAERLGVPSSFITHDLAEAAFLLCSYEFAVKAVNSPWCQLFDEEDAKVMEYASDLREFWKRGYGHAINSRSSCILFHDLFRRLEKAAGENKSRRQVSEAVTVQIGHADTLLPLLTLLGFFKDTAPLTSTNFASQTQRSFRTSHTMPYAANFLLVLYDCGEGGIRLQPLLNEKPLTFPGLTDQQASIPLYEEVRKHYRDLLNGCDPETECHGVKTPAEV
- the LOC105940224 gene encoding multiple inositol polyphosphate phosphatase 1 isoform X2, with amino-acid sequence MAFLFYCFIILCCVDHRATLGDDQGVPLIAQYFNTKGRYEEVNPHLRRDALAVNRSVLQPPSPQCREIHLTAIVRHGTRYPTARNVKDMQQLHSVVLNNSTGESSRLREILSQWTMWYTEDMDGRLAQKGVEDLKHLAVRLSKLFPSLVSGEKLRGGLIRFTSSSKHRCVNSTLSFKEGLTEMWAIRDVEFGHEVNDALMRFFDQCTRFVQEVDGNRSAVIEVQKFKQGPEIMRVREKIAERLGVPSSFITHDLAEAAFLLCSYEFAVKAVNSPWCQLFDEEDAKVMEYASDLREFWKRGYGHAINSRSSCILFHDLFRRLEKAAGENKSRRQDTAPLTSTNFASQTQRSFRTSHTMPYAANFLLVLYDCGEGGIRLQPLLNEKPLTFPGLTDQQASIPLYEEVRKHYRDLLNGCDPETECHGVKTPAEV